The Paenibacillus spongiae nucleotide sequence ACGCCGCCTGTGCTGGAAACGGCAGCGGCATGGTTGAATCCTGCCGCAATGGATGCGATCCCGGACAGGGTGTTTACTTGCCGGGGAACATAACTGGAATTGCTGCCGGCCGTATCGTATCCGAGTTGTCCGGAAGCATTATATCCCCACGTCCAGACGGTACCGTCTTTTTTCAATGCAACGGTATAATAGGCTCCGGCGGCAATAGCGGCAACATCGGTTAAATTGCTCACTTGGACAGGAACCGGACTGCTGCCGGTTGTCCCGTTGCCGAGCTGGCCGAACGCGTTATTTCCCCACATCCATACCGTTCCGTCGCTTTTCAATGCGGCGGCATTGGCCAATCCGGCCGAAACAGCGATGGCATCGCATAATCCGGTCACCTGCACTGGGGGGCTGCTGTCCGCTGTCGTGCCGTTCCCGAGCTGCCCGAAATTGTTTTCGCCCCAAGTCCAGACCGTCCCGTCATTCTTTAAATATACGGAATGGTTGTCGCCCGCGGAAACCATGGGCTGCGCCGTGAAATTCGGCGTGCAGCCGGGCATTTGGGCGGATGCGATAATCGGCAAGGAGGTGCAGAGCAATGTAAGGATGAAGAAGAGTGAAAGTATGATTCTGATTCTTCGCCGGGTACTTCTCCCCATAAACAAAAATCAGTCCTTTCAGTGGAATAAAATCTTCCATCATATAAATTTATTGTAATTGACAGCAGGCATGTTTATTGTCAAACGAGGCGGCGGAAACGTGGATATGAATAAGAAGTTTTGTCGAATAAAAGCGATGGGGATGAAACAGGCCATCCCGCGGAGGATGGCCTTAGAATTATAGCGTTCCAGATACGATATTGCCTTGATACATCACCGCTTGCCGCTTCGCTCTTCGAGCAACCGCTTCCGCGGAGCAGCTAGCATGAACGAATACGACGCTTGCTTCATCGCCGACGACTGGCCAAACTCGTTGTCCATCCCGATTCAGAGGGGTACGTCCGCCGGTAATGAAACCGAGTGCCTGAGACAAGGGGAGTTCGTCAATATAGCGGTATATTTCCGCCAATCGTCCTGCCTTCTCCAAGTTATCGCCGATACCAAGAGGTGACCAATGATCCGTAATGCTGTCGTTGCCGAGTTCAACCTTAACGCCTTTATCATGCAGCAGCGGAATCGGCATCGTTACCGCACCGGTCGGAACGGTGGATGTAATCGAAATACCGAGTGCGGCAAACCGCTCCGCAAGCTCGGCGACCGCACCTTGCGGGACGCCTGCAAAACCGAATGCGTGGCTCACGGTTACCCGTCCTTGCCAGCCGGCTTCCTCCGTTAGCGCGGCAAGTCTTTGCATCGTGAACATGCCTAGGTGGTCCCGGTCGTGAATATGGACATCGATCCCTGCGTTAGCTTCGACGGCAATGTCCATGATGGTTTGCAGCGATTGTTCGATATTCTCGTCCACGGTAGCCGGATCGACGCCGCCGACGAATGTCGCGCCCTGCCGCATGGCTTGTCTGGCCAAATCGACGACCTGGGAACGCAGCAACCCGTGCTGAGGGAACGCGACGACTTCATAAGAGATTTTGCCGGAGAAGGTCTCCAGCGCCCGCATGGTCGCTTCCAAGTTTTTCAGTCCGATCATAGGATCGATGTTGCAGTGCGTGCGGATATGCGTGGAGCCGAATCCGAGCATCAGATCCAGCATCTTCTCAGCCCGGTCCTGCGCGGTAGGCAGCTGTCTGGGGAGCAGCTCCCGTTCTTCTTCCATTCGCCCGAATATGCTCGTGAACGGTTTGACTGCTTTCCAGGGCCCGCCGTAATAGGTTTTATCGATATGGATATGCATCTCCTTGAACGATGGCAGCATCAACAGCTGCCTGGCATCCAAGACTGGAAGATTGCCGGTTTGCGGAGGCGCATCCGTTACGATTTGCGCTATTTTCCCGTTTTCGATCCGAATATGGCAAATTTCCGTTTCAGTGCCCGACACTCTGCCATCCTCGTAGCGATAGCCGCTCTCCAAACGTACATTTAACAACCAATAGCCCAAACTCATATGTACAGTCATCCTTTCCTAAATCGCCGGTATGATCCCGATCAAGATTGCTAATCGGATTTGGAGTCAAAGCTTCCTGAAACGAGCTTCCCTTTGTACATCACAGCGGGACGGCTTGCCCTTCTGGCCACAACTTCAGCCGTGCAGCTGGCATCCGCGAATACCATGCTTGCTTCGTCCCCAACGTTCGGCCAAACACGCTGTCCATCGCGATTCAATGGCGTGACACCGCCTGTGATGAATCCCAGTGCCTGAGACAAGGATAGCTCGTCGACCCAGCGGTATCGTTCGGATAGCCGCCATGCTTTCTCCAAGACATCGCCATTTCCGAAGGGAGCCCAGGAATCGTAGAACCCGTCGCAGCCGAGCGCAACCGCAACACCCTTATCCCGGAGCAGGGGAACGGGCGGGATCGGCCGGTTAATAGGGGCGGTGGACATGATGGAGATCCCTAGCTCCGCCAATACTTCCGCCAATTCTTCCGCACGTTCATCCGGCACTTCCCCCATGGCGAATGCATGGCTGACCGCTACTCTGCCTTGCCAGCCGGCTTCCCGTGTCAGATCGGACAGTTTCATCATGGTGTACCAACCCAAGTGCCCCGGATCGTGCAGATGCATATCGATATCCGCACCGGTCTCTACCGCAATGTCCATCATTTGATTCAAGGACGCTTCGATCCGGTTGTCAATTCCGGCAGGATCAAGCCCGCCAACCAGCGTTGCGCCCTCGCGCATTGCTTGTCTCATTAAGCCAGGCACCTGTTCGCGAAGCAATCCATGCTGCGGAAAAGCGACGATTTCATAGGTAAGCTTATCTTGAAATTGTTCCAAAGCTTGCCGCACGTATTCCAAGTTTTTGAGGCCGATATACGGATCTATGTTAACATGAGTGCGTACATGATTAACTCCGGACGCTACGAATAGGGTGAGGAGCAGCTCCGCCCGTTCCTTCATCGTCTTAAGCAGGACAGGAAGCTCCTTGGCCTCCAGATCCAGACGTTCAACCAAATTTTTGACGGGCGTACACGACCTCCAGGGACCGCCCAAGTACGTCTTATCCAAATGATTATGCATTTCCTTGAAAGGAGGGAGGGCCAATAGACCTTTCGCATCCTGTACGGGAAGTTCCGTATCGACAGCTTGCGCAGCGGATAGGATCCGGGTTATCTTGCCTTCTTCAATGAGCAGGTGGCAGGCTTCTGTCTCCGTTCCCGCAATTATGCCTTCATCGTACCGATACCCGCTTTCCAAACGAACATTCGTTAACCAATAGGTGCTGGTCTGCATGCGAATTTGACCTCCTTGTGCGATATAACCTATAACTGGCCGAGTGACCCTGCAACAATATTCCCTTTGTACATGACAGCAGGGCGCTTCGCTCTTCTCGCCACCGCTTCCGCGGAGCAGCTTGCCTCGGCAAACACCATGCTCGCCTCGTCGCCGATCTTAGGCCAGATCCGCTTGCCGTCCTGGTCCATCGTCGTAATGCCGCCCGTGATAAAACCCAGCGTTTCAGCCAGCGCCTGCTCCGTGCTTCTTCCGAAACGCTCCGCCAAACGTCCGGCGCGTTCCAATATATCTCCGTTCCCGAAAGGGGACCATGAATCGAAAATGTTATCGCATCCCACAGCTACCGGCACCTGCTTCGCATGCAGGAAGTTCACCGGAGGCATCGTTCGGCTAAGCGGCACGCTTGTAATGACCGTAATTCCCAGCTCCGCAAGCATCTCCGCGATTTCATCCGCTTCTTGGCCGGCCATATCTCCTAGTGCGAAAGCGTGACTCACCGATACTCTTCCTTGCCACCCGGCATCTTCCGTGAGCGCGGCAAGCCGCTTGATGGTCGCAAGTCCCAATTGCCCTCCGTCATGCAGATGCAAATCGACGTCTGCGCCTGCTTCCACTGCAAGCTCCAACATTTGCTGCAAGGACGCTTCCATATCGCCGTCCACGGTAGCCGGATCGACGCCTCCCACCAGCCCAGCTCCGCGGCGCAGCGCTTCCCGAACCAGCTCCGAGCAGTTGGTGCGAAGTAATCCATGCTGTGGAAACGCCACGATCTCGTAAGATAACTTGCCTTCATAGGCAGCCAGTGCTTCTTGAACCGCTTCCAAATGGCGAAGCCCGGATTCCGGATAAATATCGACATGCGTACGAATATGGGTCGAACCGGCTTGAAGCAGTATGCCGAGCAGCGTCTCGGCCCGCTCTTTCATCGTTGTAGGCAGAGTTGGAAGGACATGCTTCTCAATGTCGAAACGTTCGAAAATACTGGAAGCCGGAGTTATAGCTCTCCATGAATCGCCCAGCAGCGTTTTGTCGAGGTGGCAGTGCTTCTCAATGAATGACGGCAGCGCCAGCAAATTGCGTGCATCTTGTTTCGGATGATCATCCGTTAATGCGGCAGTATAGGGCACAATTTGCGAAATGATACCGTTTTCAATCAACAGATGGAATCGTTCGGTCAGCGTTTCTGTCACAAACCCCGACTCAAACCGGTATCCGCTCTCCAATCGTACGTTTGTCAACCAATAAGCTTTGTGCATGCTGCTGCGCTCACCCTTTCGCGATAATCGTTGTAAATAACACCTGGTTAGGCAGGGTCGATTTTGACCCTGATCACCATGCATTATTTTTTCAAAAATACCGGAATAAATCAAGCTATATAAAAAAAGAAGTCACGACCCTCCATGCATTTCGGGAGGGAATTCGATGCTCCCTTTATACTTCTTGCGGTACTCCGACGGCGACATCCCCTCCGCACGGTGAAACGCCCGCGTAAAGTGATGCTGATCGTCATATCCGATCCGCTGGGCGATGTCCTTCATCGGATTCGACGTCATAAGCAGCAGTTCCCTGGCTTTCTGAAGCCGGATGCTGGTCACATATTTCATGGGAGAAAGGCCAAGCTCTTTCTGAAATAGAAAGCGCAGATGCTCCTTGCTTAGCGAGGCGCGTGCGGCAAGCTCCTCCAACGTAGTCCGCTCACGCAAATGTTCTTTAATATAATCGCATATTTCATAGACTCGAATATCATACGTGACCGGACTTTCCGGCAGCTGCTGCCGCAGCAGCTCGAACAGCTGGTGGATCCATAGGTTGCCCAAGGAACGAATCTTCAGATATTGGATGGTTTGCGATGTATTGAAAACAAAGAGTGGATCCGCTTGATTCACATCCTTGCCATTGAAATTGCTCAGCAGCCGGTAAAATTCATTCGATAACTCATACCATAGGGCGACCAATTGTTCGAAGGAGGCAGGATCGTCAAGTGTCGCATGGCAGGGAAAACGGTACATCCGTAGCAAATCGAAGGAGCCGACCCTGGCCTCGCAGGCGAGCGACAAATAATGAAACGGCTCTTTGTCTCCGATCGAGATCCATCGATGGAACGTCTGGGCGTGAAGCGCGATAATGCTGTATTTGTTGATCTCGTAGACCTCTTTGTCGAATTGCATGGTCGCGCTGCCGGACAAAGTGAGCCAGAACGTGTTGTAAGGAAGCGGTCCTTCCGCCAAACGCTCGCTCGAATTCCGCTTCCACTCCTTCATCCAGCGGAGGTTGATATGCAGTTGATCCAGGGAACTGCGGTTGCTCATTTCCATCTGCAGCATCGAAAAGCACACCTCTTCAACAGGTTTTTATTGCCTATGATTAATTCTACGCCAGAATGTGATTTCCTCCGCACCTAATAGACTCATCTGCATTTTTGATACATTTTCACATGCTGCGGGTACATACCGTGTATCGCCCATATGATAGAGTTAAGTAAGCAATAATATACAAATAGGCAGGAATCGTCCAGACGTCATCTGGATTTTAGTCAACTGGAACCACAGGATGATCGGACGAATCCTGACAGAGCTGAGCGCTTCATTGTTCGCCTTCGGTTGATGCGGCTGCGCCAAGCCGGAGATGATGCAGGAGGCGGACTGTCGAAGCTACTTCGAAATATGAACATAAGGGAGAGTGGATATTTTGTCTGCCAAAAGACCGAATGTCATTTGGATACTAGGCGACCAGCATCGCGCACAAGCATTGGGCGTCAACGGAGATGTTAATGTCAGAACGCCTCATATCGATAACATGGCGGCGATGGGCCTTAACTTTCAGCGTGCTGTTTCGGGCTTGCCGTTGTGCTGTCCGTTTCGCGGATCCATGTTAACAGGGAAATATCCTCACCATTGCGTTCCGGGACACGAAATTGCAATGCCGGAAGGTCCTACCATTGCGAATGTATTCAGCGATAACGGATATCGTACTGCATATATAGGCAAATGGCATTTGGACGGTCATGTTGCAAACTGGGGAACCGAAACCTACCATGTTGTCGATCGGGAACGGCGCGGGGGATTCCAGTATTGGGTCGGTTATGACAACAATAACAGCCAATGGAATTGCTATGTTCATGGCGACTGCGACTTGTCCTCCGGCCATTATGTTCTAGATAGAGAGGGCGATCCGGACAATACCCCTTATCGCTTAGATGGATTCGAAACAGATAAACTTACCGATATTATGATTGATTACATACGGGCGCAATCAAATGAGCAAAATGCTGTTCAGCCATTCTTCGGCATCTTGTCGGTTCAACCGCCGCATGACCCTTATTTTGCGCCAGCCGAGTATCGCCGTCATAATCGGGAAACGATTCAATTCCGTCCTAACGTACCGGATGTTCCCCGGATTCGGGAAGAGGCTGGGAGAGATCTGGCCGGATACTATGCGATGATCGAAAATTTGGATTTCAACGTAGGCAGAGTTGTGGATGCGCTTAGGGAAGAGAATTTGCTCGAGAACACGCAAATCATATTCTTCGGCGACCATGGCGACATGCATGGATCGCATGGACAATTCCGCAAAACAAATCCGTATGAAGAATCGATCCGGGTTCCTTTTATCATTGGAGGCCACTATGTGGGTGAAACCGACTATAACTGCGGCGTAACCGATGCGCTTATCAATCATGTCGATATTGCGCCAACGACGCTTGGTCTATGCGGAATAACACCGCCGGACTGGATGGAAGGTTTCGACTACTCGTTTCTGCGGAAAAGGGGACTTGAACGCC carries:
- a CDS encoding amidohydrolase family protein translates to MSLGYWLLNVRLESGYRYEDGRVSGTETEICHIRIENGKIAQIVTDAPPQTGNLPVLDARQLLMLPSFKEMHIHIDKTYYGGPWKAVKPFTSIFGRMEEERELLPRQLPTAQDRAEKMLDLMLGFGSTHIRTHCNIDPMIGLKNLEATMRALETFSGKISYEVVAFPQHGLLRSQVVDLARQAMRQGATFVGGVDPATVDENIEQSLQTIMDIAVEANAGIDVHIHDRDHLGMFTMQRLAALTEEAGWQGRVTVSHAFGFAGVPQGAVAELAERFAALGISITSTVPTGAVTMPIPLLHDKGVKVELGNDSITDHWSPLGIGDNLEKAGRLAEIYRYIDELPLSQALGFITGGRTPLNRDGQRVWPVVGDEASVVFVHASCSAEAVARRAKRQAVMYQGNIVSGTL
- a CDS encoding amidohydrolase is translated as MHKAYWLTNVRLESGYRFESGFVTETLTERFHLLIENGIISQIVPYTAALTDDHPKQDARNLLALPSFIEKHCHLDKTLLGDSWRAITPASSIFERFDIEKHVLPTLPTTMKERAETLLGILLQAGSTHIRTHVDIYPESGLRHLEAVQEALAAYEGKLSYEIVAFPQHGLLRTNCSELVREALRRGAGLVGGVDPATVDGDMEASLQQMLELAVEAGADVDLHLHDGGQLGLATIKRLAALTEDAGWQGRVSVSHAFALGDMAGQEADEIAEMLAELGITVITSVPLSRTMPPVNFLHAKQVPVAVGCDNIFDSWSPFGNGDILERAGRLAERFGRSTEQALAETLGFITGGITTMDQDGKRIWPKIGDEASMVFAEASCSAEAVARRAKRPAVMYKGNIVAGSLGQL
- a CDS encoding sulfatase family protein, yielding MSAKRPNVIWILGDQHRAQALGVNGDVNVRTPHIDNMAAMGLNFQRAVSGLPLCCPFRGSMLTGKYPHHCVPGHEIAMPEGPTIANVFSDNGYRTAYIGKWHLDGHVANWGTETYHVVDRERRGGFQYWVGYDNNNSQWNCYVHGDCDLSSGHYVLDREGDPDNTPYRLDGFETDKLTDIMIDYIRAQSNEQNAVQPFFGILSVQPPHDPYFAPAEYRRHNRETIQFRPNVPDVPRIREEAGRDLAGYYAMIENLDFNVGRVVDALREENLLENTQIIFFGDHGDMHGSHGQFRKTNPYEESIRVPFIIGGHYVGETDYNCGVTDALINHVDIAPTTLGLCGITPPDWMEGFDYSFLRKRGLERQELPDSAYLQNIIPTCHWDSVDQPYRGIVTRDGYKYVTFESVPWLLFNLNEDPYEQVNLAYNSKFWELRKRLHDRLQRWIDETGDKFNLPQV
- a CDS encoding helix-turn-helix domain-containing protein gives rise to the protein MLQMEMSNRSSLDQLHINLRWMKEWKRNSSERLAEGPLPYNTFWLTLSGSATMQFDKEVYEINKYSIIALHAQTFHRWISIGDKEPFHYLSLACEARVGSFDLLRMYRFPCHATLDDPASFEQLVALWYELSNEFYRLLSNFNGKDVNQADPLFVFNTSQTIQYLKIRSLGNLWIHQLFELLRQQLPESPVTYDIRVYEICDYIKEHLRERTTLEELAARASLSKEHLRFLFQKELGLSPMKYVTSIRLQKARELLLMTSNPMKDIAQRIGYDDQHHFTRAFHRAEGMSPSEYRKKYKGSIEFPPEMHGGS
- a CDS encoding amidohydrolase family protein — encoded protein: MQTSTYWLTNVRLESGYRYDEGIIAGTETEACHLLIEEGKITRILSAAQAVDTELPVQDAKGLLALPPFKEMHNHLDKTYLGGPWRSCTPVKNLVERLDLEAKELPVLLKTMKERAELLLTLFVASGVNHVRTHVNIDPYIGLKNLEYVRQALEQFQDKLTYEIVAFPQHGLLREQVPGLMRQAMREGATLVGGLDPAGIDNRIEASLNQMMDIAVETGADIDMHLHDPGHLGWYTMMKLSDLTREAGWQGRVAVSHAFAMGEVPDERAEELAEVLAELGISIMSTAPINRPIPPVPLLRDKGVAVALGCDGFYDSWAPFGNGDVLEKAWRLSERYRWVDELSLSQALGFITGGVTPLNRDGQRVWPNVGDEASMVFADASCTAEVVARRASRPAVMYKGKLVSGSFDSKSD